Genomic DNA from Peribacillus simplex NBRC 15720 = DSM 1321:
TCCTCGATAAAAATTGTGAAAGGGTTTCGGGATTAGACCATTCCGAAACCCATTTTGTCGACAAACTTAAAGAACTTTCACGATAATGAACTTATTTTTTTCTTTATAAACCCCATGAGTTTAATAAAAGGTGAATGGCTTTATCCAATTCAGATTCAGGGATCCCTGCAAAGCCCAATATGATTTTTGGAGGTTGTTCGTCCATTTTTTCGATCGAATATGTCGATAATCCATATATTTTAATATGGTCTTCGTTTGCCTTTTGAATAAGTGTATGTTCATCCATACCGTTCTTAACGATCAGGACGACATGCAATCCTGATCGCTCACCAATTATCTTTATTTGTTGATGTGGTTTAAACAGATCAATCACTTTATCCAACTTGCGCCGGTAAACTTTCCTCATCCGATTCAAATGTTTTTCGAAATCCCCTTCCTTCATGAACTGTGTCAATACATGCTGATCGATCCGTGAAACGGTTGAATGGTAAAAAGATAATTCCTGTTGATGCATTTGTAACAATGGAGCGGGAAGAACCATATAACTGATCCTAATTGATGGCATCAATGATTTGGAGAATGACCCTAAATAAATCACCTTATCACCAGCATCCATACTTTGTAAGGAAGGAATTGTTTTTCCACTATAACGAAATTCACTATCATAATCGTCTTCGATAATATAGCGGTTTGCTGCCCCTTGAGCCCAGTTCAACAATCGCGTCCGTCTGTTTACGGATAGGATCGTCCCATTGGGGAAGTGATGAGAGGGAGTGACATATACGACGTCGATCTTTGAATCTTCAATTTGGTTCACCTTTACGCCTTCCTCATCAATTTTTAGTGGATGAACTTCATTTGGGTAGCTGCGTAAAATCCGGTGTATCAAGTGGTACCCAGGATCTTCAACACCATAAATGGCATTTTTATCGAAAAGAAGAACAAGCTGCTGCAATAAAATTTCCATTCCTGCACCAATGATGATTTGTTCAGGAACACATTGTACCCCGCGTGCATGATACAAATAATGGGCAATTTCACATCGTAATTCATATTCCCCTTGAGAATCCCCCAGTAAAAGAAGCTCTTGATGTGATTCATCGATTTTATTTTTCGTGTATTTTCTCCATTTTTCAAATGGGAAGTGTTCCGTGTCAATTTGGCTGGGATGAAAATGATAAAGCAATTCCCCTTCTTTATGATTAATTTGTTTCAAGGAAACTTGGTTAGTTTGTGTATACTCTAAATCTTCGAATGTTTGAATATAGTACCCTTTTCTTGGTATGACTTCAACGTATCCTTCAGCAGTCAATTGTTCATATGCAGTCTCGACAGTATTTTGACTAATCTGAAGGAACTCTGCCAATTTACGTTTGGATGGCAGCTTTGTGCCGTAAAGAAGACGGCCATCAATGATTTCTTTTTTAATATGTGAATATAATTGTTCGTACAAAGGTACTTCACTAAATCGATTTAAATCACAAGAAAGCATATTCATTTTGTTGTTTCCACCTTTTAGAAAAAAATATAATACTGACCCCATTAATTATATTAAAACTGACACTTTCAATGCGGTCAACTTTTTTTTATACTAAATCTAACAAATCAAAAAAATGCAAATATTAGGGGGAAGAGAAATGGAAAAATTATTAGGAACTGAAACAGTAAAAAGAGGAATGGCACAAATGCAAAAGGGTGGCGTAATCATGGACGTCATTAATGCAGAACAAGCAAAAATCGCTGAAGCAGCGGGTGCTGTTGCTGTCATGGCTTTAGAAAGGGTACCTTCTGATATTCGTGCAGCTGGTGGTGTAGCAAGAATGGCAGATCCTCGAATCGTTGAGGAAGTATTGAATGCTGTTTCTATTCCGGTCATGGCTAAAGCAAGGATTGGTCACATTGTTGAAGCAAGGATTCTTGAATCAATGGGTGTTGATTATATTGACGAAAGCGAAGTGCTGACGCCTGCTGATGAAGAATATCATTTGTTAAAAAGCGATTTCACAGTACCTTTTGTATGTGGATGCCGTGACTTAGGTGAAGCTGCACGCCGGATTGGCGAAGGAGCATCGATGCTTCGTACAAAAGGAGAACCTGGAACAGGAAATATTGTGGAAGCTGTTCGACATATGAGAAAGGTTTTGTCCCAAATTCGTAAAGTGAGCGTAATGAGTGACGATGAATTAATGACAGAAGCAAAAATCTTAGGTGCTCCTTATGAGATTCTAAGAGAAATTAAGCGGACAGGTAAATTGCCTGTAGTTAACTTTGCAGCAGGTGGAATTGCTACTCCAGCAGATGCAGCACTAATGATGGAACTGGGTGCAGATGGCGTATTTGTGGGTTCAGGTATTTTTAAATCAGAGAATCCTGAAAAATTTGCAACTGCAATCGTTCAAGCGACTACATATTATACTGATTATGAATTGATTGGCCGGCTGTCCAAAGAGTTGGGCAGTGCAATGAAAGGTATTGATATTTCTAAGCTTGCTCCATCAGAACGGATGCAGGAACGTGGCTGGTAATATGATAACTATCGGTGTTTTGGGATTACAGGGTGCAGTTGAGGAACACTTGAACCAAATCAAATCTTCCGGCGAACAAGCAATTATAGTGAAAAAACCGGAACAGTTGCTGGATATCGATGGCTTGATCATTCCAGGCGGAGAAAGCACTACGATGAGAAAGCTAATGGATCGTTATGGATTTATGGAACCGATCAAAACTTTCTTCGAAGGTAAAAAACCTATTTTCGGTACATGTGCAGGGATGGTATTGGCGGCCAATGAATTGACCGGCGATGAGAAGGCCTATCTTGGGCTAATGGACATTTCCGTGAAAAGGAACGGATTTGGACGTCAACGGGATAGTTTCGAGGCTGAACTAACAATCAAAGGAATGGAAGACCCTTATAAGGCAGTTTTCATCCGGGCGCCATTTGCTGATGGAATTGGAGAAGGTGTAGAAGTATTGGCTGTTTATGAAGAGAATGTAGTGGCTGCGAGACAAGACCATGTCCTCGTTAGTGCGTTTCATCCAGAATTAACAGGTGATGATCGTTTTCTGCAACTTTTCATTGAAATGGTGAAGACCTCCGTAAGTAAGGTCGAATTGAAAACCTGCTAAACAAATGAAGCTGTCCTATTAATAGGACAGCTTCACTTTTGGATGCTCAAAACGCTATAAAAATAAATACATATAGCTTGAATTTAATATTCTTTACTTTTATACTTGAAAACTAAGTAATTACTTACTTATTTTTTAGTGTTGAAAGGGGAATGTATATGACAGCAAGAGTTGCAGTTATTACAGGAGGAGCAAGCGGAATTGGCCGAGCAACATGCTTGAAATTCGCAGCAAAGGGGGACAAGGTCGTTGTTGCGGATTGTAGAAATGGGATAGGAAACTGTTGAACAGATAACAGCGAATGGTGGAGAGGCCATTTTTGTTAAAACGGATGTTTCTAAGCAGGAAGATGTTGAATCGTTAATAAATGAGGCAGTGGAAACATACGGAAGGATCGATATCATGTTTAATAATGCCGGCATTGGTGCAGGCGGTATGATCCTCGATCAAGATATGGAGGGTTACTTCAAAATGATTGGAGTGAACCAGCACGGAGTTGCCTTTGGAATCATGCGAGCAGGACGGAAAATGAAGGAGCTAGGTAACAAGGGTGTCATTATAAATACCGCTTCTGTGTTTGGCTACTTAGCTTCCCATGGGACTTTTGCCTATCAGGCGACTAAAGGCGCTGTAAGAATGATGACACAGACAGCAGCTTTGGAATTGGGTGCTTTATGGCATTCGCGTAGTGGGCATTGCACCAGGCGGGGTTGACACTCCTATCATACAAGGCTATAAAGATATGGGAATCATCGAAAAATTGAATGCAAGTCAAATGCGCGGTAAATTAATTAAGCCAGAAACCATTGCAAATACCGTCTATCTATTATCGTTAGAGGAAGCGGATGCGATTAATGGAAGTGTAGTCATGGTCGATGATGGCTATGCATCTTTTAAGTGATTTTCTGAAAAGAAAACATCGTCCCAACCAGACGATGTTTTCTATTTATGATATATGGGAATATTGAATTCTAATAGATCAAAGGTAATATGTTGACCGATTGATACCATCAAGATATCATGGAAAATAATTGGTGAAACCGGTCTTATCTTTATAAAAGAAGGTTGATATTTTTGAAAAAAGGGCAGCAAACCAAAGAACGAATCATAAATGTAGCCCGGACTCTTTTTGCCACTAAAGGTTTTGACATGACAAGAACGAATGAAATTGCCTCTGCATGCAATGTTTCCGAAGCTACTATTTACAAATACTTTGATAGCAAAAAAGATTTGCTTTTGGCTACAATTACCCCTAATGAAAAAGAGGAATCTGAAGATGGGACTAGTCATCTTTCAACGGATGATCTAGTGGAGAATCATGTTTGCACCATGATAAAAAAAATTCTTGAAAATAAAGAACAGTTTTCGATATTATTTAGGGAAACACAATTCGATCAAGATATTTCAAAGCAATATGTAGATCAGATTTTCAAGCCAAATGCCAAGCATATTGAAATACAGAAGAGAATAGATAGCGGAGAGATACAATATATCTCTGATATTATCCTATTTAATGTAGGGATCATTTCTTTTACATTGGCATTATCTACACATTATGAGATCCATCAACAAAAAAAGGAGCCATATTTTACTTCTGAACGAATTAAGAGCATTGCTCAACTTTTGGTATATGGTATTCATGGTAAACAAAATCATACATAATGAAACGGTCATATTTGTGGCATGAGCATCAAGCCGCAAATATGACCGTTTTATTTTCATTCAGAGTCGATGAAGTCAACTGGTGAATTTATGAAACCCGAGTGTAAGATTTGACTTATATTTTTCAGACTATTACGATAAATGCATACTGCATGAAATGCTTTACGAAGATTTTATCTGGAAATCATGTAACATTGGAGGGGTATTAAATGAGCGATATCGTAATTTTATCAGGAAGTCCTGCTATACCATCAAGAACGGACATTTCACTAAAACATATTCAATCATTAGTCGAACACGAAGGATTTACCACAGCTTATTTCTCAATTACGGATTTCTCAGCAGATGATTTATTTCAAGGGAAATATAATAGCGAAGATATCTTAAAGCTTTCAGAGAGAATTCAAGCAGCTAGAGGTATCATTATTGGTTCACCTGTTTATAAGGCTTCTTATACAGGGGTATTGAAAGCCTTGATTGATTTGCTGCCAGAAGGTGCTTTTAAGGGTAAGCCAGTGCTGCCAATCATGATTGGAGGAAGTAACAGGCATCTATTGGCGATTGACTATGCGCTTAAACCATTAATTTCAATATTAAAAGGCGAGCCGCTGCAGGGCATTTATTTTGTTGATAAGGAAATAGATAAACAGAATTCAGAAAAACCGATTAATGATTTGGATTTAATTGATCGCGTCCAGAGTCAAGTTCAAGAATTTGTAGAAGCGATACAGTTAAGAAATTAATGACTTCAAGTAATCCCTTCTACAAAAGGAATGGAATTCGAGAAATTATTTTTTCAAGAAAGGACATGCGTCAATAATAGGCTTTTTATGAAAATAGACTTATTTTTTTGGAGACCTTATCTAAAAAGACGAGTCTATTTTCGTATTTATATGAACATAAAATCATAAATTGAATAGTGTGTATAAAAATAACAGTTAATCCATAATATTAAACCAAGTTATTTTATAAGAAAACTCCATTGACAAGGATTAAATATATGTTAATATTTAAAATAATAAAACTTATCCAGAGCGACGGAGGGAATTGGCCCTTTGAAGTCCAGCAACCTGCATGATGGATGCAAGGTGCTACCTCCAACAAAATGTTGATCATTTTGGAAGATAAGGTAAAGATATTTACCTTGGGATCTTTCCATCATGGAAAGATTTTTGTTTTTTTTGAAAAATTGTAGGCAAACCATAACAATGTAAGGTTGTATGGAATTATATAAATCTAAGAAATTCATTTAATCAGCGTTGAAAATAAAATATTCGCGGATTTTCTTAAAGGAGGAACTGGTTTGGATAAAGAGAATCAGCTTGAAGAAATATTTGAACGACTTCAAGAAATGCTTAATTCAATGAAATATGGATCCATTACACTTATTGTCCAGGATGGTAAAATCATTCAAATGGAAAGAAATGAAAAATTAAGAATTAAATAAGGTATCTGCTGACTAGAAAAACTAGAGGCGGGTTTAACTGATATAAAGAGAGTATTGGTTAGATTCGTCTCTTTTTCCTAGAATCAAATAAACCGGAGAAGATTACAACGGGTATTGATCAACAGTTACTCTAACCTGATACAGCAAGTTTTTAGAGGGGGCTACAAAGTTGGCTGCATTAATAAACTATGACAATTTCAACACAGGGGATTTACCTGTATTTCCTGAAGACAGTGAGACAAAAGGAGCTTTGGAAGTTCTGCAATGGGCGAATGACCATTATGGAAACAAACTGATTTATGCTTGTAGTTTTGGTATTGAAGGCATCGTGCTTACGGATTTATTGGCGAAGGTTAATCCTTCGGCGAAAATAGTTTTCCTTGATACAGATGTTCATTTTGAGGAAACTTACCAATTGATCGAGCAAGTGAAAAAGCGATATCCAAAGCTTTCGATCGAAATGAAGAAACCTGCCTTGACGCTTGAGGAACAAGCAGCGGAATATGGGGATGAATTATGGCTTAGAGATTCCAATAAGTGCTGTAACATTCGTAAAATCATTCCGCTTACCGATGTGCTTTCAATGGCAACAGCCTGGCTTTCGGGATTGCGGAGGGAGCAATCCGAAACAAGGGCTCTGACCGAGTATATCAATAAGGATAATAAGTTCAAGTCAGTTAAAATATGTCCACTCATACATTGGACGTGGAAAGATGTTTGGCGCTACGCCCATAAAAACGGACTTCCATATAATATCCTGCATGATAATGGATATCCGAGCATTGGATGTAAAACGTGTACAGCACCGGCCTTCAATGCAGATGATTTACGCTCTGGCCGTTGGCAAGGGGCTCAAAAAACGGAATGCGGATTGCATT
This window encodes:
- the ssuE gene encoding NADPH-dependent FMN reductase; this translates as MSDIVILSGSPAIPSRTDISLKHIQSLVEHEGFTTAYFSITDFSADDLFQGKYNSEDILKLSERIQAARGIIIGSPVYKASYTGVLKALIDLLPEGAFKGKPVLPIMIGGSNRHLLAIDYALKPLISILKGEPLQGIYFVDKEIDKQNSEKPINDLDLIDRVQSQVQEFVEAIQLRN
- a CDS encoding PLP-dependent aminotransferase family protein, giving the protein MNMLSCDLNRFSEVPLYEQLYSHIKKEIIDGRLLYGTKLPSKRKLAEFLQISQNTVETAYEQLTAEGYVEVIPRKGYYIQTFEDLEYTQTNQVSLKQINHKEGELLYHFHPSQIDTEHFPFEKWRKYTKNKIDESHQELLLLGDSQGEYELRCEIAHYLYHARGVQCVPEQIIIGAGMEILLQQLVLLFDKNAIYGVEDPGYHLIHRILRSYPNEVHPLKIDEEGVKVNQIEDSKIDVVYVTPSHHFPNGTILSVNRRTRLLNWAQGAANRYIIEDDYDSEFRYSGKTIPSLQSMDAGDKVIYLGSFSKSLMPSIRISYMVLPAPLLQMHQQELSFYHSTVSRIDQHVLTQFMKEGDFEKHLNRMRKVYRRKLDKVIDLFKPHQQIKIIGERSGLHVVLIVKNGMDEHTLIQKANEDHIKIYGLSTYSIEKMDEQPPKIILGFAGIPESELDKAIHLLLNSWGL
- the pdxT gene encoding pyridoxal 5'-phosphate synthase glutaminase subunit PdxT, translated to MTIGVLGLQGAVEEHLNQIKSSGEQAIIVKKPEQLLDIDGLIIPGGESTTMRKLMDRYGFMEPIKTFFEGKKPIFGTCAGMVLAANELTGDEKAYLGLMDISVKRNGFGRQRDSFEAELTIKGMEDPYKAVFIRAPFADGIGEGVEVLAVYEENVVAARQDHVLVSAFHPELTGDDRFLQLFIEMVKTSVSKVELKTC
- the pdxS gene encoding pyridoxal 5'-phosphate synthase lyase subunit PdxS; translated protein: MEKLLGTETVKRGMAQMQKGGVIMDVINAEQAKIAEAAGAVAVMALERVPSDIRAAGGVARMADPRIVEEVLNAVSIPVMAKARIGHIVEARILESMGVDYIDESEVLTPADEEYHLLKSDFTVPFVCGCRDLGEAARRIGEGASMLRTKGEPGTGNIVEAVRHMRKVLSQIRKVSVMSDDELMTEAKILGAPYEILREIKRTGKLPVVNFAAGGIATPADAALMMELGADGVFVGSGIFKSENPEKFATAIVQATTYYTDYELIGRLSKELGSAMKGIDISKLAPSERMQERGW
- a CDS encoding phosphoadenylyl-sulfate reductase; translated protein: MNYDNFNTGDLPVFPEDSETKGALEVLQWANDHYGNKLIYACSFGIEGIVLTDLLAKVNPSAKIVFLDTDVHFEETYQLIEQVKKRYPKLSIEMKKPALTLEEQAAEYGDELWLRDSNKCCNIRKIIPLTDVLSMATAWLSGLRREQSETRALTEYINKDNKFKSVKICPLIHWTWKDVWRYAHKNGLPYNILHDNGYPSIGCKTCTAPAFNADDLRSGRWQGAQKTECGLHLS
- a CDS encoding TetR/AcrR family transcriptional regulator; the protein is MKKGQQTKERIINVARTLFATKGFDMTRTNEIASACNVSEATIYKYFDSKKDLLLATITPNEKEESEDGTSHLSTDDLVENHVCTMIKKILENKEQFSILFRETQFDQDISKQYVDQIFKPNAKHIEIQKRIDSGEIQYISDIILFNVGIISFTLALSTHYEIHQQKKEPYFTSERIKSIAQLLVYGIHGKQNHT
- a CDS encoding YezD family protein — encoded protein: MDKENQLEEIFERLQEMLNSMKYGSITLIVQDGKIIQMERNEKLRIK